The sequence AGATATTTAAGAATGTAACGCGTAcggccaatgtgacatcgtaGCATATTGagctcctcaaatctggactgacacctCAAGTTGGTGTAAGCAATACATAAGTATATAAGTGTTTTTCCTCATTCCAtttattgatgtctacttgaGTACCCCACTTCTGTTCCATCAGATCTTGAATGTAAGTTCTAAAGCCAGCTTTGTAATcacagtatggaataagaagtggtgtcacagatttgttgagcgctgccttggcaacaagatcagccattgtaaTACCAGAAATACCCccatggctaggtaaccaacaaaagacgatgtcatattctCCAGTAGAAGGATCAATGCCATTATGTTGTTCCCTAACAGGAATATTACATCCACAACCTACTACTGCAGCTGAGGATTTTATATCGCTTTCCTCGTCTCCACGATATCGCCCCCGGACACTCAGATACCTGGATTTATTCAGTTGTTAAGGAATAAACTATGTGATTCCATTGAGAGAGAATTCTTTTCATTGCTCGATTCTGACATCAACAGTGCAGTTCGTCTGCTAACGTCTGTTAGCAAGTCTACCTGGGTGTCAAATGTACGACAATTGTTGTTTGTAACTTTATTCTCATATGCTTGATACAAGATGTCGAGGACCATACACTGTTTCTATACATATTTAAACAACGTTTAattcatatatatttacaagatTGGCATGACTCCATCAACGACTCAAGTTTTCTCGATCACTACAAGCAGGTGAAACTGTCTCTTCTGCAACCTGAGAGATATATTACATTGCCACTGGATAAAAAGTTGAGACGAGCATACTGTAAACTCCGAATATCCCTGCACAATTTTTCTACTAAGAAGAAACGACGAGAAAAtaccaaacttgacacaaaTGCGCTATGTCCTCATTGCAGCGAGTACGGAAGATGAATTACACGTATTATTTATTTGTAGTAAATATGAATCTCTCAGGAACACATTTCTGCCAATTCACCACAATATCAATAACCAATGTATGATAAATTTGTAAAATagtgaaaatgtttcagttattacactggcccaaaaaagaaacgcataggtgaaaatccaatgttatgagagatgatttattaacttaaattgcacaaaaagtaatggaacttgagcaatgataattcacacgggtattaacaaatgtgtgtcaagacatatacaatcatccacagtggtattaagcgtctctattttccatggcatagtgagaaagtcagtatctggtgtgaccaccacgggcatcaatcactgctctgcatcgcctgggcattgactgtataagacgtcgtatccgcctttgtgggattcttctccactcatctcgcaacgcattcaccaactgtagacgtgtctgtggctgcggctgtcgacgtcgtaaccgtttacccaattggtcccataaatgttcagttgggttcaaatccggcgattttgagggccatggaagaactgtaatgttgttgttggcaaggaaatccgtggtaatgcgtgctgtgtgcggtcttgcattgtcgtgctggaaaatttcccttctagcgtcaattgtaggaacaacatgacggttcagaatttcatcccggtagcgtacagcattgagattcccttgcacatgcaccaactgtgtcctgccgttcatagatatgtctccccacatcattacacctccaccaccgtggctgttgacctcacgaacgcactgtcgagcatatctctcatttcgacgtctgtaaacacgcatccttccatcatgtctgtacagcagaaaacgtgactcatcgctgaaccagatcctcctccaattcaagaggttccatgcccgaacgttcctgcaccactgaagacgtgcacgacggtgatggggatgcagaacaggtcctgcatgaggtcgcataggtcgaattccatgctctcttaggcgattcctgatgatttgtggagagactctacgcagcccaggaacgtgatcagcggtatacgtagcagtgacggcccgattacgcagatgaagcacccggatgtagcggtcttgtgctggagttgtcacccttggtctcccactccttggacggtctctggtcgagttgtgttgcgtgtatcgttgccagagacgggaaatcgtgctctgcctcacattcagacgtctggcaactgatgactgactttccccagcttccagacgtccaatggctctatttctgttttcttcatttaaccttggcatttttcgcgtcgcatagaaagaaattcgaagaatgaatcgcaacaggacctgtccccttttatagccatcataatcaggattgagatcctgcatttgcacgtgcataatgctttcagattttcccacgtgcagattatacaaagcgttttcaaggtgctgtggtgtggcgaataatcaccagaggttgtgtttgtttgtctgttttggttgtattgactataaaaacacttaatatttacattaattgtcattccattccatattttccgaaaaaatctactttaaaaatgagatttcagctatgcgttttttgggtcagtgtacatCCGGTGCTCTAtatctgaaaaatgttttcaatgtaagGTCAAGCACGTGACCAATTTTTGCATATTTTCGTGTAATTGTACAATGGGCCATGTGGTCAAAGTACTGAATAAACCATTTTCCATTtccattatataattcaataatttttatTAAGAGTGGGTGTTTACAAGGTACGTTTTCAGTAGCCTGAAGACGAGAGAGTTAAAATAAACTAAAGCTCGAAAGAATGTATACACCTAAACAAGTACATAGAAACTTCGCAAAGTTAAAACTGAAGAAATTATCCATACTGAGCCATGTTACCGATGTAAACACCCATCCTTTCAGAGAACAAActgaataaataaaattatgGTTCGCATAAACGCAGCATAAAATTGTGTAAcacgaaatgcacgtgcattttggCGGTATAAATCATGTGTTAGGGACAGAAAGAAACACAAGAGATATGCCACATTTGAGCAAAATTTCAACGAGAGAGAGCTGTCAGAATGGTGCAGCAAGGAGCGACCAACACTGCCATCGCCAGAGTCTTTGGATGCACAAGAGCAACCGTCGTCAGACAGGCAACACATCTGACAGGCCTAGGAACGGTTGCCCACGCGTGACCGggccccgtgaagatccgcaCATCCGGACCATTCAACTGCGCAATCGGTTCGTTACGGCAACGTCATCGGCGGTTACGGCACTAGGGCACCAGATAAGTCGCCGCACTCTCTACCGTCGACTACGTCAACACGGTATTAAGGAACGTCGACCTTACCGCGGACTTCATCTGACACCTCAAAATCGACGTGGGCGACTAACGTGGGCGACTGACGTGGGCCAGGCGGGTTCTACGCTGACAGAGACGTGAATGGGCACGGGAGATGTTCTCCGACGAGAGCAGGTTTTGCCTCGACAGAAATGACGGTTGGTCTCGGGTATACAGGCGCCAAATTGTGTACAGCAGGTGCAAGCATTCGGAGGTGGtattgtgatggtgtgtgtggGGAATCTGCGGCGATCTGAAGACGAGGCTGGTGGTGATTCATGGGAACCTCAATGTGATGAAGTGTTACGACCGGTTGCAGTACCATTCATCAACCAACAGCCAAGGGGAATTTTGTTCCAACTTGATAATGCAAGACCTCATACTGCACGACTGACGAACAACTTTCTGCAGAACGCCAACATTGTTCTCTTACCATGGCCAGCATGTTCTCCACACCTCAGTCCAATCGAGCACTTGTGGAATGACCTGGATAGACACGTCAGAAGACTGCCAGCGCCAACTGTGATCGTCCACCAGCTGAAACAATGACTCCAATAGGAATGGCAACGAATCTCACTTGACGTCATTCGTCGCCTGACGTCATCCATGCGGCAACGTGTTGTGGCCTGCATCAACGCCAATGGAGGCCATACACGCTATTGAGCTTGATTTCAATGACATTTCCAGAGAGacacatattttcatttgaattttggTAATGTGTACATATTCTTGTGACAAGGATTGTCTTTCACTGACCATCAAACCAAACCTTCACCATTTCATGAAGTGTATGTATGGACGCTTGATGTGCAATTGAATACTCTTCTTGACTTTGATTTTGATTTAATGTCTAATCAAAgaggtgtatactttcttttgagcaTTAGTTTATATTGCTTATGTCTAgaatgtttttgaatatatttaagattcTTTAATATGGCTTTTCCTTGAGCTGTAAATATAGAACTgctatttggtaatctagaagatattgttttggatccagCGACTGTGGCACAAGGAgctgtgccaccgtccttgggtcagtctgtaaatagggATTTATATGaactatatttactttttgttgaaacattcttgtttgtcttgtaattcaCTAGTTTCTGACTTTTCAAATGATGCTAGTGTAAGGTCAACTAGTGGCttcaccaactgccaaggaggaagAGAAAGAATACGGGAAGGGGATATACTGTTGAGATCAGTATCAGCAGCAGTAAGTAAAGGTTTGACTCTGACAGCGGAACGAGAGAAGACTTTTATTGTACACATCatgaggactgaaaacacagttaaatacTCGTGAAAGTGTTTTTGTCATATATTGTCAAGACATTTTTACTCGTCACTGGCttagagatggctcatcggcctcgacgtagaggCTGTCAGTAGATCCTATATAATAAAGGACCctagacaaagtcttagaccgtgGTAATCAATAGTAACAAgtattttgatgtttgatgtcGAATACAAGGGAGACAGCAGAAAATGCGCCACCGATCCGATATGGTCCATGGAAACGTCCAACGTCCATCTAGTCATGATCAAAGACCTACACTGCTGAGAGCATTCGTCAGAGAGGAGTTCATCATTGTACCACGCAACACGGCCCCATACGCTAACACTGTCACGTATGCGACTCGCCCTGACGCCGATGGTTTATCTTTTTTGCTGAGTCCAgctgaaaaacattttcttcaatTCTAACAACCACCAAAAACCTTTCCCCAAAACAGACCCTATGCTCTCTTCCAGTTCCGTAGCTCAAAAATATTCCACCGATTTTCTTCCAATTCTGCATGCCCATCGGTGGGTAATATACATAATGGGCACTGGATATGGGACGAGCAGGGCCTCTGAGGACCTGGCCTCGTGCGACCACCAATTATTCTACTAAAGCACATACGTAGAGGGTCCAGGTTGTTTATTCAGGACCCGGGTAGTGAAACTTCGGCACCCGACCGTGTACTCGCTCACCAGTCACAGCCTGAAGGTATGTGACCATGACGCAGATATAAACTATATATGGATCAAACTTTTACTTCATTATTACGAGTCTGCTGAAAGGGATCTGGAGAGATATTCCGAGAAATAACATATGCTGTAAAATGGCTGTCGCTGCACAAATACGAACAGCGTTACAGCAAATTAATATTCTTTTAATAAGACGCAACACATTCGTTATTTGTGCTTGACCTTATCTTCACGCCCATATGAATTAGTCCGTATTTACATTATGCAAGATAGCGTCACATTAGCAAGAGGGACTTTATCTATGAAGGGCTGTCCATACCGATTAGTGTAGACATGTTACGCCCTGGTTATGAAATAGTCTATAAAGACTGGCTTGTGACCATGATTTTCGTTGCACCTCAACGGGCATTCCTGGAGGAGTTGCTACAGATgctgaacatttaaatgtttacttgcattttgtacatttaGTTGAAAGCCAAATATGATATTAATTACATCTTATCCCCAGGTTGTCAACAAACTTAAGATGGTAAAAATCCAATGTTTTCGGGTGTTTTGATATTAAAACTTTAATCAACTTTAACCTTGACGTAATTCTGACTTTGGTGCAAAAGCCcgaataatccagtgatcagcaacttgagcatcgacctgcgcaattgagagtttgATGAAATGAGTCAGTTAAGTaggcgagcatgaccacccgatccaggttagtcgcctcatacgacaagggTAGTTGCCGTTTATTGCAAGCaggggttgttgaagacctacaTAACCCTGGACCTTCCCGGTTCTGATAGTACGAACAGATTGCAAGCAATCTCGACTGACGATCCAAATATTATATCAGTGGACTTTCGGCACTGTGTTGCCCACAGCATCCGGATATAATGAGCTCACTTTACGAAATGTAAAGtacatgaaaaatgtaatttggCATTATTTGTTAGTGCTATAtttaattaaattaattaaaGTTTAATTGTGCTTGGTCTCTAAAATTCTAGATTGAAGTTGATGTACAAGATTTGGTTGTGTTGTTATTTGTTATGAATTATCATGTCCATTTTGTGCGTGTCACTATTGATCTCTGTTTTAGTTAATGGTAATGGTGGAGCTGTCTACACCCGATGGGGGAGAACTGAATGTCCGCCTAGCGCTCAACTAGTATATAAGGGTAAGTCAAACCCGAGTCCCGTTTTTTACATGTTTGATATATTACTATCcctaaaaagaaacgcaaggACGATTTGTAGTTTTTgaaaatctattaattacctattgttTTCAAACAATCGTCACAATATGCAacaaaaatgttgataaaatgATTGTACACAACTGCACAGGtaaaacatttacctgaaaaagttgattttgatgagatttcttgcAACAATTAGAAAGACATCGCTACAACGCAACAAAAATCACCCTCCAGTTggaattgtgcagcaaagagcattccctgtctggcaataaaaatccagattgcTTTCAGAAATTGGGGTTTGCGTTAAAGgggtttcaaggtcaaatcacacCGTCACTTCTCgactctgcgacacggaacatcgtcattgaaagaatgaatgctggagattaccagtcttctgttgccaggcgtctgaatgtcaagatatcatggcttgtaGGTCGTTGCAACCAACACATGACCGTACAGACAGACCTCCAGTTACCACTGCCGCCCATactcggtacatccgggtactacagttgcgtgagaGCACAGCAaccagggtgcctggacttcagtGGGTATCCAAAGAAAGAAAGTGGTCTGAGAGCCATAAAACACAGCGTAGGGGTTGTGTTACGTCGTCAACATCACGCCCAtcgtctccgttatctaaaagtatccacttggttgcaCAGACATAGGCTTCTTCTACACCGGTCTAacatttcatgcactaaagccTATTTGTGGaagagttatacatgtttgaaaatacattttttctcGTCTATTCGTGTCTTTTtcttttatataaatatattcttaATATGTATAGACCAAGTCAGGACGGAGCGGTGTGTTCGGGATTATCTGACCAATACTCTGATTGTCaaatgaaagtgaaaagagaGTTATGCTTGCATAAACGGTCTACTCAAATTGTTTGTTGGGCCATCCGTGATCGAATTACACTGtgttatacatacacacattttcagacacaaagaaaaaaacaatgtAGGGCAATGGTACAATCATATGTCTTAGGTTTGCACATCTATGACATTAGATTGGATAGCGCTCTGCAATTCGCATGACAATTCAAACGTTTGGCGTCGTATCTGAATAATCACTAGCAATTGTTTAAATGACAAATTCCCTTGATCAGCTGTATTACAAATAATTCTCAAAGTAAACATAATAATATTTACAGCATATATTATATAACTATACTGAAAGTGAAAATGGTATACATTCAAAAGTAGCTTTGTCATAATTAAAACTTATATGAAGAAGGTAAGGGGGTATGGTATCACGGAGCAGAGACCAATTCCAAGCttgtaaaatatgtacatagtgagtgagtgtgaaagTGAGAGAGGAAGGGGCATTTGTACCGTATCCATGATTAAGACAAGATCTTAAAGTGTAGTGATTAATTTGACTGACATGACTATACCATTGTCACAGGTATAGCTGGAGGATCCCACTACCGTCAGAAGGGTGGACCTGCCAATACCCTGTGCCTGCCAGAAAACCCTGAATATGGAAACTACACTCTTGGATATGAAGATAATGGTGCCATCTATGGTACAGAATATGAAACCAATGAGCATTCCGTAAGTTTCAAACGCCTTCATGACCACGACGTTCCGTGTGCCGTTTGTAAAAGTAGAACCAAGACAAGCGTCATCATGGTGCCTGCCAGGATGTCCTGCTTTCCTGGGTGGCATGTAGAGTACACAGGGTATCTGATGGGTGGCCATTACAGGCATGCTGCAAGTGAGTATCTGTGTGTTGATGGAGATGCAGAGGCGGATAGAAGTGGCCGTAGAAACAAGAACGGGCAGCTCTTGTATCTTATTGGAGGTATCTGCGGTTCATTGCCATGTCCTCCATACCTCAATTATCGGGTGCTGACATGCACTGTTTGCTCTAAATAAGTGGCAGATGTCATGCGCCTCTACCATACTCGTTAATAAAACCGTTTTGGCTACATGAAAGCAAATGcgaatatttctgttattattACCACACAGACTCATTAAATACGTTCATTAAATACTTTCGCCTAGATTCTATGAAGGTGTTTTGCATTACGTGGAACTGGCATGAATTATGAAAGTGTGACTAAGAAACTGTTATTGACATAAAAACGATCTCTCAGTTGATTTAGCTCTGATACATTAATGAAACCTACAGACGCATGTGCAGAATGCATTGTAGCTCAGGTATATTATCAGTATACAAAGTGTTCTTAAGCGGGTAAGTTTTAACACTCGAAGACACGTTACACACGTCTAGGCGTTTCAGTACTCACGTTCAAAGGACAAGATAAAATCGCCTGTTAAGTAGAGTTTTTCAGCATCCTCAACTTTTACCTCAACACCACTCCTCGCAAATTATTTACCGCATCACGAATcattatggtgagtgagtgagtttggttcaaCAGTACTTCAGTGATATCGCTGCAACAGCATTTAGTTATACCACAGCGTTTGGATTTACCATATCAGTGATGAGACGGGAAAAGTGCTGAAGAACCTGAAGCACCAAGAAGAAAGTTCAAAGACCGACTAAAGTTTCATTCTTGGTACAACACACCTATCCACCACAACAGAGCTTGATACCTGTAATCTACTGCTCATATGAGGCTTACGTGTTCAGAACCCTGGTGTGCCAGGTGACAAGGATCCTTGTTCAAGAGGATTCCCATGAATGCACATTTTAAACGCTCACACTGCACTAATACACCCATATATCATAAGTGTGAAGTTTGCTTTTCACGTTAATGTCATAATTCATAATGATTATTGTGCGTTGTGTCTTACCGTACACGAACCTCCTGGAGTTGGGATGCACTGCTTGCTCTGCATGCTTTATTGGCATTTTTGGCTGCATCAAAATATATGTGGAATACTTCAGTATCTAAACCAAGCTACAAAAGCAATCCCGCACAGTTCAAAAATAAAGAAATGTCTTTAAACGTATTTAAGTGTACAAAAGTCCATTGAACTTGACCACATGTATTGTTTTCATTGTCAACATGAATTTAGTTACCTTACTAAGGGATTGGACCCGTagaggtccggggtagaataggccttcagcaacccatgcttgccataaaaggtgactacgcttgtcgtaagaggcgactaacgggatcgagtggtcaggctctctgacctggttgacacaagtcatgtcatcagtttgtgcagatcgatgctcatgcagttgatcactggattatctggtccagactcgattatttacagaccaacgcaatatagctggaatattgctgagtgtggcgtaaaactcaactcactcactcacttacccctAACGGATTGCAAAAAGTCGATGGACTTATGCTTGGGAATTTTTCGCCACTTCTCCTACAACACGTTGGTACAGGTATCTGAAGACGATAGTGACGTTTGCGGACAGGTCTATCAAATACGTCCCATAGATGCTCAATCCTGTTCAGGTCAGGTGATTAGGAAAGCCAGGGAAGGACACTGACTTTTCCACTGGGGATATTTCGTAGTGGAAAGATGCGGGGTTGTTTTTGTAGGTTTCCAGTTCTATGCGTTTGCGCGCAGTACACAATCTCCAACGAGATTCAAAGATATGCATTGTCTTAATGACATTTGCTGTCCCAATATATCAAAATGAAGCGCTGAAACGCCTGTGGTTTTGTTGGTAAATAACTTCTGAAGTGTTTGCTTTGTTTAGAATTGTGTATGGTCACAAGTGGAAAAATCACCAACACGCTGCCTCTTCCGTAGTTGATTGCTTCAATTCTAAAAGGACGCATGCTTTGTCCCAATACCACTTCCTCTGCATTCATTCTATTTGTACTTTTTTCATGCAATCAAATGCTAACTTTGAACCGAGTCACTGACCAGATAATCAGGCATCGCTGTGCTATCAAGGTTCTGCTGCGAttttggttaaagcgttcgctcgtcaagccgaagatccACACCTGGGCACAACGCGTCATACCCATTTCCTGTGTCCTCCGCCATAATATTGCAgggatactgctaaaagtgacgtaaaacttaactgatagactcactcactaaacaggGGGAGTCCTTGATTAAGTTCCACGTGTATACGTGGGTAGTGTTATAAGGGTCGCCAGATACCCATTTTGGTTGATCCGGTTGATCCAGGTGGATTCGATGTTGATTGGCAGAGCCAAGTCACGTGATCACCGCCATGTGCGCTCATCAAAGGCGAGGAAAGGGATATGAAAGCGAGTGTTTGTTAATAAATGCAGAAAACCTTTTCATCAGAAAACCAAAAGTGAAGGGTGATAAATTAATGAATGAATACCCTGAATAGACAGACAAAGAGTACCCTCCAGCCCACAATTGAGCGCGCTTGGCAACTATGTCCTTTCCCGTCTTTTCAATTCTCCCGGGCTCGGCACAGCAACGTCTTTTCTTCACCCTTTGTAAAGAAAGTGCTATCGAAGTAAAAGTACTGAATATTATTCAGCCCTGTATCGACTTGGAAAGTTGATGTTGAAATGCTGTGTCAGTGACAACGTTCCCGTTTACGTGTAACGCGATGAAACATTTTGACCTTGAGcgaagtgagtgtgtgagttaaaatttatcgtcacatcagcaatatttcagcaatatcgtgacgagaacaatgaattacaaaaacacatatcaattaatggcacattgtaaaaacctgtcaaaagAGGAAaataaaactaactagaatatcacagagaatgtaaaactagtgattagatctaaaacaaacaatttaactatagaggacaatgaCTTTAAGCGAAAACAGCATTATGTATCCACTTTAAATCAGATCCTGGTATTTCGAAAATAGTTCGAAATACGCATGGATAGAACCATTTCTGTGTTCAGTAGACAACTGATAATATATGTTGAAGCGGGTTTATTTATTCATAGCTATGATGACTATACAGTTTGTGTTAGGACATGTTTGAACGCGTCTATCACGTCTCGTATGCATCAGGTGACTTGACCCACGGCATATGAAACCGATTTAGTCGAATAGTGAATCATTTACAGCGCAGAAGCCTTCTACACCACACGGGATGCTTTTCACTTCACTCAGTATTATCGCGTATTACGTAGAAGATCACAACACTTTCATCCAGTCGTGGCAACGAACAGTACAGAATCATCTCAGGGATGCTCAAAGCAAGCAATGGGTACATCAGAAGAACACAGAGAGGGTAATCCTATGTTTCATATCGCCAGTAGTCGTTACATCAAGACTACCAGTGGAGTGGATGTTGGAAGACAGAACGTAAGTACGAATGGAGTGCGGAAGGTATATTCTATCCCACGAAGAcaggtatttgtttgtt comes from Haliotis asinina isolate JCU_RB_2024 chromosome 13, JCU_Hal_asi_v2, whole genome shotgun sequence and encodes:
- the LOC137259534 gene encoding uncharacterized protein, with translation MSILCVSLLISVLVNGNGGAVYTRWGRTECPPSAQLVYKGIAGGSHYRQKGGPANTLCLPENPEYGNYTLGYEDNGAIYGTEYETNEHSVSFKRLHDHDVPCAVCKSRTKTSVIMVPARMSCFPGWHVEYTGYLMGGHYRHAASEYLCVDGDAEADRSGRRNKNGQLLYLIGGICGSLPCPPYLNYRVLTCTVCSK